The following proteins are co-located in the Pomacea canaliculata isolate SZHN2017 linkage group LG10, ASM307304v1, whole genome shotgun sequence genome:
- the LOC112573726 gene encoding ceramide kinase-like encodes MFRVLETEEGLVQVKVDEVGNILWSRLSNEDKSSCIFSESKFSKIDSQDILYACVKRREHETSGRPASRLRTHSLTLQHTLRRSSHRLRVKTQEFFGSHRECQELAQGIQRTRGQAGWGPRRLLILINPASGCGHGEQVYRRRVEPILRACDVTTDVFISSSEGEASKLLQNCKLEDIDGVIVVGGDGFANECIHGLVLRALADANKDARDLDLHLLPPPVAIGIIPAGTGNWLAEQVYLSQDPITATIHILRGSVVHASAVSLHVPGQLVRVANLVLHFGLIGDLMHYCQQSRWMGSARYSVLPPAALLKRRTASVAMDMYLADNSDDDDDDLIQSFPMKQHFAWEDQDGRADRVSNQVYNIGVHVNRVLTPDGVLRSSLRPPHHGHPGDRQVHAWRAGQASD; translated from the exons aatcaaagttttcaaaaatcGATAGTCAGGACATACTGTACGCATGCGTCAAACGTCGGGAGCACGAGACATCCGGACGACCAGCATCGCGCCTGCGCACTCACAGCCTGACCCTGCAGCACACACTTCGCCGCAGCAGTCACCGCTTGCGCGTGAAAACACAGGAATTCTTTGGGTCACACAGGGAGTGTCAGGAACTGGCACAGGGCATCCAGCGGACAAGAG GACAGGCTGGTTGGGGGCCACGGAGGCTTCTAATCCTGATAAACCCTGCCAGTGGATGCGGACACGGTGAGCAGGTCTACCGACGTCGAGTGGAACCCATTCTGCgggcctgtgacgtcaccacggACGTTTTCA TTAGTTCCTCGGAAGGGGAGGCGTCGAAGCTCCTTCAAAACTGTAAACTGGAAGACATAGATGG GGTGATCGTGGTCGGTGGGGATGGCTTCGCTAACGAGTGCATACACGGCCTTGTCCTTCGTGCCCTAGCTGACGCCAACAAGGACGCAAGAGACCTTGACCTTCACCTGTTACCCCCACCTGTTGCTATCGGGATCATACCAGCAG GCACAGGCAACTGGCTGGCAGAGCAGGTGTACCTGAGCCAGGACCCCATCACCGCCACCATCCACATTCTCCGAG GTTCCGTCGTTCATGCCAGCGCGGTCAGTCTCCACGTGCCGGGGCAACTGGTGCGAGTGGCCAACCTCGTCCTACATTTTGGCCTCATCGGTGACCTCATGCACTACTGTCAGCAGTCGCGCTGGATGGGATCAGCGAGGTACTCGG TGCTTCCTCCTGCCGCCCTCCTGAAAAGACGCACAGCCTCGGTCGCAATGGACATGTATCTCGCTGATAAcagtgacgacgacgatgatgatctcATACAGAGCTTTCCCATGAAGCAACACTTTGCCTGGGAGGACCAAGATGGTCGAG CTGATCGTGTCAGCAATCAGGTGTACAACATCGGGGTGCACGTCAACAGGGTGCTGACACCGGACGGGGTGCTGCGGTCTAGCCTTCGGCCGCCCCACCATGGCCACCCAGGTGATCGGCAGGTGCACGCTTGGCGGGCTGGTCAGGCATCTGACTAA